One window of Brevibacillus choshinensis genomic DNA carries:
- the sspK gene encoding small acid-soluble spore protein K: MVRNKAKDFGKTAEIRGPKAQSEAVRSDGSINSEPQERLKENR; this comes from the coding sequence ATGGTACGTAACAAGGCGAAAGACTTTGGCAAAACCGCTGAAATCCGCGGACCAAAGGCTCAATCCGAAGCCGTACGTTCTGACGGCTCCATTAATAGTGAACCACAAGAGCGGTTAAAAGAAAACCGTTGA
- a CDS encoding ABC transporter ATP-binding protein: protein MLHVEGLTKSYKTGDSTLPILKGVSLLVEKGEFVAIMGPSGSGKSTFMNMLGCLDRPDSGTYMLDGLEISSLKDKQLALVRNQKIGFVFQSFNLLARSTSLHNVELPMMYANISRTERRNRATEALKRVGLAERIHHKPTQLSGGQKQRVAIARALVNRPAILLADEPTGNLDSRSGTEIMAMFQELHEQGVTIILVTHEMDIAQHAQRIVTFKDGIIIRDERVTDRLFASASDEVIVT, encoded by the coding sequence ATGCTACACGTGGAAGGCTTGACGAAATCATACAAGACGGGAGATTCGACTCTGCCCATCTTAAAAGGCGTCTCCTTGCTAGTGGAAAAAGGAGAATTTGTCGCGATCATGGGACCATCGGGGTCAGGTAAATCGACCTTCATGAACATGCTCGGCTGTCTGGACCGACCAGATAGCGGTACGTACATGCTCGATGGGCTCGAAATCAGCAGTCTTAAGGATAAGCAGCTGGCACTTGTCCGAAATCAAAAGATTGGGTTTGTCTTTCAGTCCTTTAATTTATTGGCACGCTCCACCTCTCTGCATAATGTAGAGCTACCAATGATGTACGCCAACATCAGTCGAACAGAACGGCGCAATCGGGCCACAGAAGCACTGAAACGGGTCGGCTTAGCAGAGCGCATTCATCACAAGCCTACACAGCTTTCTGGTGGACAAAAGCAGCGGGTCGCCATTGCACGCGCACTCGTGAATCGCCCCGCGATCTTGCTGGCGGACGAACCGACCGGTAACCTCGACAGTCGGTCCGGTACTGAAATCATGGCGATGTTTCAGGAGCTTCACGAGCAAGGCGTCACTATCATCCTGGTTACGCACGAGATGGACATCGCTCAGCACGCCCAACGGATTGTGACATTTAAAGACGGTATTATCATCCGAGACGAACGCGTTACAGATCGGTTGTTTGCCTCTGCGTCTGACGAGGTGATCGTAACATGA
- a CDS encoding YqkE family protein produces the protein MAKKQQRKPQRPSHEAAAATEAKSGLNVKEMLNADALGKLKQLEKDMKAESERQAQEAAEKKRREQEEREKNKSFGELLDDYEKKGKGKYS, from the coding sequence ATGGCCAAAAAACAGCAACGCAAGCCGCAGCGTCCGTCACATGAGGCGGCAGCAGCCACAGAAGCAAAAAGTGGTCTGAACGTAAAAGAAATGCTGAATGCCGATGCGCTTGGAAAATTAAAGCAGCTGGAAAAAGATATGAAGGCCGAGAGCGAGCGACAAGCGCAGGAAGCAGCCGAGAAAAAACGCCGTGAGCAGGAAGAACGCGAAAAGAACAAAAGCTTTGGCGAGCTGCTCGATGACTATGAGAAAAAAGGCAAAGGCAAATACAGCTGA
- a CDS encoding DUF3905 domain-containing protein, producing the protein MDKDKRETKETENIAIDGTLPHQISAPDFKNSSRSIQKPFVNEFGVVIGDSFYDSQESPINSWSTETDPSIMSGDQWVHPTNDIGWNSYENREMLEDKPFVGARFSHPTHDVSKGKD; encoded by the coding sequence ATGGACAAAGACAAACGGGAAACGAAAGAAACGGAGAATATCGCCATCGACGGTACGCTGCCACACCAAATCAGCGCCCCGGACTTCAAAAACTCGTCTCGCTCGATCCAAAAGCCGTTCGTCAACGAATTTGGCGTCGTGATCGGAGACAGCTTTTACGATTCGCAGGAGTCTCCCATCAACAGCTGGAGTACAGAAACGGATCCTTCCATCATGTCGGGGGATCAGTGGGTACATCCGACCAACGACATTGGCTGGAACTCGTATGAAAATAGAGAAATGCTGGAGGACAAACCGTTTGTTGGAGCCCGTTTTTCACACCCTACCCATGATGTGAGCAAGGGCAAAGACTAA
- a CDS encoding iron-sulfur cluster biosynthesis family protein → MSITLTIEPAFALAYQRYAEFAPGDVLRLYVRTSGPGTGGLFYAIEKDEVMQDDAVFESEGLRFVIRPNDFWYFDGGQLSYNPSYGEYGFSFSNPRLED, encoded by the coding sequence ATGAGTATCACGCTTACAATCGAGCCAGCATTCGCTCTCGCTTATCAACGCTATGCTGAATTTGCTCCAGGTGACGTCCTGCGTCTGTACGTTCGGACGAGTGGTCCTGGCACAGGCGGCTTATTTTATGCCATTGAAAAAGATGAAGTTATGCAAGACGATGCGGTTTTTGAAAGTGAAGGGCTGCGTTTTGTCATTCGTCCAAACGACTTTTGGTACTTTGACGGCGGACAGCTCAGCTATAACCCCTCGTATGGTGAATACGGCTTTTCCTTTTCCAATCCTCGCTTGGAAGACTAG
- a CDS encoding ABC transporter permease — protein MNLLESFYTAIEGIWANKMRSGLTMLGIIIGITSVIAVTTLGEGGQKAINQEMDKFGKFTFNVYTNWESKEESSSDDLTVEDTEVLGKISPAIEYIVPYNSSTVEMKGPKKEERVNITATTPDYFAMQTTMKVAKGRFFNETDDKEQRAVIVLEDALGKKLFGQMNPLGQRVRWGNNSLVVIGTYTEEKFKFDMGAQSFGAYVPIRYQLSLLEEPYVQMFMGKAKDKESIQPAMQQTTQYLARKHQKQDHYMARSMQESVDQFNQLTGTLTMIFSVIAGISLVVGGVGVMNIMLVSVTERTREIGIRKALGARRQDILIQFLIESVIVCLIGGLIGVLFGLGIAALISHFANLPPLLSWNSVIIAFAFSSAIGIFFGLYPANKAAKLDPIEALRYE, from the coding sequence ATGAATTTACTGGAGAGCTTCTACACCGCCATCGAAGGCATCTGGGCCAACAAAATGCGCTCCGGTCTTACCATGCTGGGCATTATTATCGGGATTACGTCCGTTATCGCCGTCACGACGCTCGGGGAAGGCGGACAAAAAGCCATCAACCAGGAAATGGATAAGTTTGGGAAGTTCACTTTCAACGTCTACACGAACTGGGAAAGCAAGGAAGAGTCCTCGTCTGACGATCTGACGGTAGAAGATACAGAGGTCCTCGGTAAGATCAGTCCGGCAATTGAATACATCGTCCCATACAACTCCAGCACGGTCGAAATGAAGGGTCCCAAAAAGGAAGAACGAGTCAATATTACGGCTACCACTCCTGACTACTTCGCCATGCAAACGACGATGAAAGTAGCCAAGGGACGCTTTTTCAATGAGACAGACGACAAGGAACAGCGCGCTGTCATCGTACTCGAGGATGCGCTGGGTAAAAAGCTGTTCGGGCAAATGAATCCGCTCGGTCAACGCGTACGCTGGGGCAACAACTCTCTCGTCGTCATCGGTACGTATACGGAAGAAAAATTCAAGTTTGATATGGGTGCGCAATCCTTTGGTGCTTATGTACCCATCCGTTATCAGCTGAGCTTGCTAGAAGAGCCGTACGTGCAAATGTTCATGGGTAAGGCCAAGGACAAAGAGTCCATCCAGCCTGCCATGCAGCAGACGACGCAATATTTGGCACGCAAGCACCAGAAGCAGGATCACTATATGGCCCGCAGCATGCAAGAGTCTGTCGATCAGTTTAATCAGCTGACAGGTACACTCACGATGATCTTTAGTGTCATCGCAGGAATCTCACTAGTAGTCGGTGGGGTGGGCGTCATGAACATCATGCTCGTCTCTGTCACCGAGCGGACCCGTGAGATCGGAATTCGCAAGGCATTGGGGGCACGAAGGCAAGACATCCTCATCCAGTTTTTGATCGAGTCGGTCATCGTCTGCCTCATCGGTGGCTTGATCGGAGTATTGTTCGGTCTGGGGATCGCTGCTCTGATTTCCCACTTTGCCAATTTACCGCCGCTTCTGTCCTGGAACAGTGTCATTATCGCTTTCGCCTTTTCCAGCGCGATCGGGATCTTCTTTGGTCTCTATCCAGCGAATAAAGCCGCCAAGCTGGATCCGATTGAAGCATTGCGCTACGAGTAA
- a CDS encoding glycosyltransferase family 2 protein has product MLTSVVIPVRDAADQLLYTLFSLNLQFTAFEEFEVIVIDNASCDGIAERIERFHAHYPLRVVRFRRRMPYYHLLNTGLAQASGELIILLSCNMIVPREFIGVHQHAHDHSGELVLLGLGTKRIYSVYEPDFSPIQQQECREWLVQYPHIKRPYTQHCTVPLLEESQIVGGLPFHIGLPCPEAEKRHAIRQKYGPRLEHHRSPWTLFQTQHVSILRDNLFRMGRCKELPRLEMERDLAKRLWRKGCRFQFDDKLTLIKQERVIRKAREQSVSKKNRRVQ; this is encoded by the coding sequence ATGCTTACCAGTGTCGTCATTCCGGTCAGAGATGCAGCCGATCAGCTCCTGTACACCTTGTTTAGCCTGAATTTGCAATTCACGGCATTTGAAGAATTCGAAGTGATCGTGATTGACAATGCATCCTGTGACGGAATTGCAGAAAGAATCGAGCGGTTTCATGCCCATTATCCGCTGCGAGTCGTCCGATTCCGCAGACGAATGCCGTATTACCACCTGCTCAATACCGGGCTCGCGCAGGCGAGTGGAGAACTGATCATTCTACTGTCCTGCAACATGATCGTACCGCGGGAATTCATTGGCGTTCATCAGCATGCCCATGATCATTCCGGTGAGCTGGTCTTGTTGGGTCTCGGGACCAAGCGCATCTATTCAGTCTACGAACCCGATTTCAGCCCCATCCAGCAGCAGGAGTGCAGGGAATGGCTGGTACAATACCCACATATCAAACGGCCCTATACGCAGCATTGCACGGTTCCTTTGCTGGAGGAAAGTCAGATTGTTGGAGGACTGCCTTTTCACATAGGATTACCATGCCCGGAAGCAGAGAAGCGTCATGCGATTCGACAAAAATACGGTCCGCGGCTGGAGCACCATCGATCGCCTTGGACGTTATTTCAGACCCAGCATGTCTCCATTCTTCGCGACAATCTTTTTCGAATGGGAAGGTGCAAGGAATTGCCGCGGCTTGAGATGGAACGGGATTTGGCAAAAAGGCTGTGGCGAAAAGGGTGCCGCTTCCAGTTTGACGACAAACTCACGTTGATCAAGCAGGAACGAGTGATCCGAAAAGCAAGGGAACAGAGCGTCTCTAAGAAAAACCGCCGAGTCCAATAG